From a region of the Constantimarinum furrinae genome:
- a CDS encoding KdsC family phosphatase, protein MEKSYKEYLNHIKTFVFDVDGVLTDGTIMVTTEGEMYRSMNIKDGYALKTAVDKGYTVVIISGGSNEGVRKRLNGLGITHIYLGTHAKTETLQTFLKEHQLKSENALFMGDDLPDLEVMKIVGLPCCPQDAAPEIKDISAYVSHKKGGKGCVRDVIEQVLKVQGNWITNGNTSAKYD, encoded by the coding sequence ATGGAAAAAAGCTATAAAGAATACCTCAACCACATTAAAACCTTCGTTTTTGACGTAGATGGCGTGCTTACCGATGGAACCATCATGGTGACCACCGAAGGTGAAATGTACCGTTCCATGAATATAAAGGACGGCTACGCTTTAAAAACTGCTGTCGATAAAGGGTATACTGTCGTAATAATTAGCGGTGGATCAAATGAAGGGGTGCGAAAGCGGTTAAACGGACTCGGGATTACACACATCTATTTGGGAACTCATGCCAAAACTGAAACGCTGCAGACGTTCTTGAAAGAACATCAATTAAAAAGTGAAAATGCGCTCTTTATGGGTGACGACCTACCCGATCTGGAGGTAATGAAAATCGTAGGGCTCCCTTGCTGTCCCCAGGATGCTGCACCCGAGATCAAAGATATAAGTGCTTATGTGTCTCATAAAAAAGGTGGAAAAGGCTGCGTAAGGGATGTGATCGAACAAGTCCTGAAAGTTCAGGGGAACTGGATCACAAACGGGAATACCAGTGCA